In the genome of Vicinamibacterales bacterium, the window CGAACGGCGCACGAAGCTCCGGCCGTCCTCGATGTGGACCCGGACGTCGGGCCGCAGGTAGAGACCGCCCGAGAAATCGCGGAAGCGGTCCATCATGACGTCTCTGGCGATGATCGGGTTGATTTCCACCGCATCCACGCATGACGCGCCAAAGAGCAGGGCCGAGAGGAGATCGCGGCCGCCACCGGGTCCGATCACGAGCGCCGAGAAGCCGCGCCCCGGAACGCTCGTCCGAGTCCCGGCGTCGGGCGTCGATGCCGGGTCATGCCCGCCGACGGCGAGGTGATACCCGAGCGCCGTGAGTTCCGAAGCCAGGTAGCGGACATCGCTGAGGTTGCCGGTGAAACGAACGATGGGCGTCGAGGCTGCCGAGTCGATGTCCATGAAGCGCGTGTCGGGCATGGGGCCGTGGTACGTCGAACTGAGCGACCAGTCACCGTGCTGGCGGTCGTAGACGGCGATCCGCGAAAAGGAGTTCCACTTGCTGAACAGCACGCGGTCCTTGTCGTGGCCCTTGGTCTCACCCACGTCGAATGTGACGATGCCGGCCAGGTGGGCACCCCAGGGCAGCAGGGCGAGCGCGACGGCCCAGGGTGTCAGGTAACGTCGCGTTCGTGCGTCGGCGAAGCATACAGCCGCCGCGGCGCCGAGTCCGGCGGTCGACAGCACGACGCCCGGTGCGCCCACGCGGTCCAGCAAGGGCAGGAGCAACAGGCACCCGGCGGACGCGCCGACCAGGTCGGCCGCATAGACGAGGTTGATCCGCCCGGCGAGCCGCGAGATGGCCAGCGAGATGACGGCGCCGCCCGAGAAGAACGGCAGCGCGGACAGGCCGTAGATCGCCAGCATCAGTAACAGATTCCGAATCGAGTAATTCAGGCCGACCCGCAGCCGGACGAGGGCGGCCAGCGACAGCGTGGTGACCAGCGCGTAGGCCAGTGCGTGCCAGGCGAGCAGCGAGGCCGGCGTCAGCCGATCGAACAGACGCCGCGCGAGGTAGACGTAGACGCCGCTCGCGCTCAAGCCGAACAACGCGATCGAAATCGCCAGGAATGCGAAGTGGTAATACATCGTGACCGAGAAGATCCGCGTCAGCGCGAGCTCGGTCATGAGGAGGGCCGCCGAGATGCAGCCGACGCCAGCCAGCACGGCGGTGGTAACGGTCGGCGTGAACGGAGGTGCGGGAGTCGCCGTGTGATCCATAGCGGGGCAGTGTACCACTCGTCACGTCCGGAACGTCGTTTGCAAGGGCCTCGGTCCAGGTCAACCGAAGGAGCCTGCCGTGTCTGGACTGCGAGCCATCGTGTTCTGCGGCTGCCTGTCGTTCTCGTGGCTCGGCGCCGCCCTTCTCGTCGCGCAGAGCCTGGCGCCAGGTTTGGCGACGGTGCCTGCAGCGCTGCTCGACACTCCGCGCCGGACGTTTCGCTCAGCCATAGACTTGGTGACGCTGAACGTCAGCGTGACGGACGGCCGGAGCCGGAGCATCGGCGGCCTGTCGGCGGGCGACTTCCAGGTCCTGGAAGACGGGGTTCCTCAGGACGTCTCGTACTTCGCCGCGACCTCGGTGCCACTCGATGTGGCGCTGCTCATCGACTCCAGCTCGAGCATGCGCGAGAAGATGAGCTCGGTGCAGCTGGCTGCCGAATCATTCGTGAAGGCCCTGCGACCGGAAGATCGCGGGATGGTTGTCGAGTTCAACGACCAGGTCCGTGTCCTGCAGCCGTTTGTCAACGACCGCGCACAGTTGACGGCGGCGATTCGTCACACCAGGGCCCGGGGGGCGACCGCGCTCTACACGGCGGTCTACGTGACGCTCGATCAGTTCAGCCGAGCGAGGTCGCTCGAAGGCGCGAATGGCGAGATCCGGAGACCGGCGATCATCGTGCTGACCGATGGCGACGACACGTCGAGCCTGATCCAGTTCGACGACTTGCTCGAACGGGCTCGTCGGACAGGAGTGGCGATCTACCCGATCTCGATGATCGCTCCAGCCGAGAGCGAGCGCCTCCAGCAGGACGGCAGCCGCCGGTTCCTCGGCGAATCCGACTACCTGCTGAAGTCCCTGGCGCAGGAGACGGGAGCCCGCGCGTTCTTTCCGACGCTGCTCAGCGAACTCGACAGCGTCTACCAGTCGGTCGCCGACGAGTTGGCGCTGCAGTACGCGCTCGGGTACACCTCGAAATCGGGCCGCCTCGACGGAACCTTCCATCGCCTGGTCGTCCGGGTCCCGACCCGGCCCGAGTTGCGGTCGCGCACCAGGATGGGCTACTACGCGGACGTCCCCACGCGCGCCGGGGGCCGATAGAGGCGACCTCGTCGGCACGCAACCGGGGACCCCGAGCGCACCGGTCTGGCGCATGCCGCCGACCTGCGATGCGCGGCAACCTGGTGTCGGACGTGCCCCGCGTGATGCCCCACGCAGCCGAGTCGAAGGGTACAATCCCGGTGTGGAACAGACATGGATGCGGGCTGCGGGCCGGATCTTGCTGGCGCTGGTGATGGCGTGGGCGCTGCTCGTGGTGGGTGCCCCTTGGCTTGCGCTCGGACGCGACACCTCGGACGGCGTGTGGCGGGTGTCCGCGCTGGCCTATGCGATCGGCGGCATGGTGTGCCACCAGCAGCCGGACCGGTCTTTTCACATGGCTGGCGCCCAACTGCCGGTGTGTGCGCGGTGCACCGGGCTCTACGTGTCGGCCGCCGTCGGCGTGCTCGGCGCGTGGGGCGCCTGGCGTTTGTGGCCACGGTGGCGTACGCGGCTGGAACCGGGCGGAGCGGGTTGGCGTCAGGCCCTGCTGCTGGCGGCGCTCCCGACAATCCTGACGGTCCTGCTCGAATGGGCGGGCCTCTGGGCGCCGGGGAACGCGTTGCGGGCGGTGGCTGGCGTTCCGCTCGGCGCCGTGACCGGGGCCCTGCTGGCTGCATCGATGAGCTTTCAGGGTAGACTATAGGGATGCGAGCGGACACCGCAGAGCGAGTGGAAACCGGCGGCCTGGTGCTGTTGTGTGCGGCCGGCTGGATGATTCCGGGCGCCGGGCATCTCTGGCTGGGGCGGAGAACGAAGGGACTGGTGTTCCTCCTGGCCCTGACGGTGATGTTCGCGATCGGTCTTGCGTTTCGCGGACGGCTGTTTCCGTTCGAGCCATCCGAACCGCTGGTGTTTCTGGCGGCCGTGGCCGATCTGGCGATGGGGCTGCCGTACTTCGTCGCCTGGGGATTGAACCTCGGGCAGGGCCAGGTGATTGCGGCGACGTACGAGTATGCCAACGCCTTCCTGATTGTCGCCGGCCTGCTCAACATGCTCGTCGTTCTCGATGCGTACGACACGGCCGTCGGCCGCAAGTGAGAGGGCCCGTGACCAGTCATCTCCTCCTGCTCTTGCTGTTCTCGTTCTTCGTCGCGCTCGTGTTCGCAGTTCTGACGAAGGATCAGCCGCGCGAGCAGTTGCGGTTCGGAGCCCTCGTCTTCGGCGGCTTCCTCGTCACGGCGCTCGTGCTCGGCTGGCTGATGTACCCGTTTCCGCTGTAGTCGCACCGGACACTGACTGCCTGTGGTCCCACACGAATCCCCGCCCGACAACATGGCACCCAGCCGATTTCGACTGTGGGGGGCCGTGGTCCTGTACTGTGTGCTGATCTTCATCTTGTCGTCGATCTCGAACGTGCCCACGCTTCCTGGGCACATGTCGGACAAGACCGCGCATACCCTGCTCTACGCCGGACTCGGATTCCTGGTGGCGCGCGCTCTCGCGAAGGGGCTGGGGCGGCCGGTGCCCGGTTGGATCGTCCTCGTCGTTGCGGCGTTCTCGGGGCTCTATGGGCTCAGTGACGAAACGCACCAGTTGTTCGTGCCGCACCGTTCGTTCGAGCTGATGGACATGGTGGCGGATGTCGCCGGAGGAACCCTTGGCGCGGGCGTACTCTGGGCGTGGAGTATAATCGCGGGGTCCCGCCATGGCATTTGACAATCTCCTGCTCGACCGCGACGGTGCGACGGGCACCATCACCATCAACCGCCCGCAGGTCCTGAACGCCCTCAACCGTGCGACCATCGACGACCTTCGACGTGCCGTGCTGGAACTCGGTCGCGACGAGACGGTGCGCGCGGTGATTGTCACCGGCGCAGGCGAGAAGTCGTTCGTCGCCGGTGCCGACATCCATGAACTCCGCGGTCTGACGCCGGTCCAGGCACGGGAGTACGCGCGAGCCGGCCAGCATGTTTTCGATTTGATCGAGCACCTCGGCAAACCGACGATCGCCGCGGTCAACGGATATGCGCTCGGCGGGGGCTGCGAGTTGGCGATGGCGTGCAGCCTCAGGATGGCGGCCGACACGGCGCGCTTCGGACAGCCTGAAGTGAAGCTCGGCCTGATTCCAGGATTCGCGGGCACTCAGCGGCTGCCGCGGCTGGTCGGCAAGGGGCGCGCGCTCGACCTGTTGCTGACCGGGCGCATGGCCGACGCGCAGGAGGCGTTGCAGGCAGGTCTGGTCCAGCGGGTCGTGCCGGCGGGGCAGCTCATGTCGGAGGCGAGGGCCCTGGCGGCGAGTCTCGGACAGCAGGCTCCGGCCGCGATCCGCGCCATGCTGGAGGCCGTCACGCGGGGAACCGAGGTCTCGTTCTCGGAAGCCACGGCGCTCGAGGCCGCGCTGTTCGGGCTGGTCGCCTCGACCGACGACGCACGCGAAGGAACGAGCGCGTTTCTGGAAAAACGTCAGGCGCAATTCACCGGAAAGTAAATCGAGACGACTGTGGTATCCACCAGGCGACGGGCACCGGCGGGCACGGAACCGCGGAGCGAAGAGTTCCGCCAGCGGCGGCGCGCCCGGGAGGCGGCGCTCCAGATGCTCTACCTCTGCGAGGTGGGGCAGGTGGACGCCGGGGCCGCGATCGCGGCGCACGTCGACATGGAGCAGCCCGAGCGTCTGTCCACTCCCGAGGCGTCGGAGTTCGCGGCGCGCCTGGTGCTGGGCACGACGCGGAGCCTCGAGGAAATCGACCCGCTCATTGCCGCAAGTGCCGAGCACTGGCGGCCGGAACGGATGGCGATCATCGACCGGCTGATCCTTCGCATGACCGTGTATCAGTTGCTGCACGTGCCCGACGTTCCCGCTACCGTGGCGATCAACGAAGCGGTGGAACTGGCGCGCGCGTTCAGCGGCGAGGAATCGAGCGGTTTCGTCAACGGCGTGCTGGACGCCATCAAACGCCGCCTCGAAGCGGCCAACCAGTCGTAACGCTATGCCACAGGAACACGAACTTCTCGCCCAGCGCAGGGCCAACATGGACGCCCTGGCGGCGCTCGGCGTCGATCTCTATCCGCACGAATTCGAGCGCACCGACACGATTGCCCAGGTGGTGGCCACCCACGGCCAGAAGTCGAAAGAGGATCTCGAGACGACGCGGATCGAGACCACGACGAGCGGGCGAATCCTCGCGATCCGGAGTTTCGGCAAGGCGA includes:
- a CDS encoding VWA domain-containing protein, with product MSGLRAIVFCGCLSFSWLGAALLVAQSLAPGLATVPAALLDTPRRTFRSAIDLVTLNVSVTDGRSRSIGGLSAGDFQVLEDGVPQDVSYFAATSVPLDVALLIDSSSSMREKMSSVQLAAESFVKALRPEDRGMVVEFNDQVRVLQPFVNDRAQLTAAIRHTRARGATALYTAVYVTLDQFSRARSLEGANGEIRRPAIIVLTDGDDTSSLIQFDDLLERARRTGVAIYPISMIAPAESERLQQDGSRRFLGESDYLLKSLAQETGARAFFPTLLSELDSVYQSVADELALQYALGYTSKSGRLDGTFHRLVVRVPTRPELRSRTRMGYYADVPTRAGGR
- a CDS encoding DUF2085 domain-containing protein; the encoded protein is MEQTWMRAAGRILLALVMAWALLVVGAPWLALGRDTSDGVWRVSALAYAIGGMVCHQQPDRSFHMAGAQLPVCARCTGLYVSAAVGVLGAWGAWRLWPRWRTRLEPGGAGWRQALLLAALPTILTVLLEWAGLWAPGNALRAVAGVPLGAVTGALLAASMSFQGRL
- a CDS encoding DUF6677 family protein, with amino-acid sequence MRADTAERVETGGLVLLCAAGWMIPGAGHLWLGRRTKGLVFLLALTVMFAIGLAFRGRLFPFEPSEPLVFLAAVADLAMGLPYFVAWGLNLGQGQVIAATYEYANAFLIVAGLLNMLVVLDAYDTAVGRK
- a CDS encoding VanZ family protein gives rise to the protein MAPSRFRLWGAVVLYCVLIFILSSISNVPTLPGHMSDKTAHTLLYAGLGFLVARALAKGLGRPVPGWIVLVVAAFSGLYGLSDETHQLFVPHRSFELMDMVADVAGGTLGAGVLWAWSIIAGSRHGI
- a CDS encoding enoyl-CoA hydratase-related protein; translated protein: MAFDNLLLDRDGATGTITINRPQVLNALNRATIDDLRRAVLELGRDETVRAVIVTGAGEKSFVAGADIHELRGLTPVQAREYARAGQHVFDLIEHLGKPTIAAVNGYALGGGCELAMACSLRMAADTARFGQPEVKLGLIPGFAGTQRLPRLVGKGRALDLLLTGRMADAQEALQAGLVQRVVPAGQLMSEARALAASLGQQAPAAIRAMLEAVTRGTEVSFSEATALEAALFGLVASTDDAREGTSAFLEKRQAQFTGK
- the nusB gene encoding transcription antitermination factor NusB; the protein is MVSTRRRAPAGTEPRSEEFRQRRRAREAALQMLYLCEVGQVDAGAAIAAHVDMEQPERLSTPEASEFAARLVLGTTRSLEEIDPLIAASAEHWRPERMAIIDRLILRMTVYQLLHVPDVPATVAINEAVELARAFSGEESSGFVNGVLDAIKRRLEAANQS